The following are from one region of the Neurospora crassa OR74A linkage group III, whole genome shotgun sequence genome:
- a CDS encoding Spo76 protein produces MAPRRSAPEEEEELEQEQEQEQGLVALEFNEPLTWRPGKPISIDTLLKRLDALSKELSEMDQETVDTNSLVKVAKDVASHQLIQHKDKGVRAYTACCIVDILRLCAPDAPFTPSQLKDIFNLSINSIIPALFDPSNPYNNQHKYVLRSFAEIKSIVLLLDVEGSEALLLKLFTTIFDGVSGVKSSKGEQVGKDVEFSMQEMLGVLIDDSVTLPGKVVDVIMAQFLRAAAPGLGKERQDHVPVDDSQATLLLKEEPEAYQMVRNLCQTYDDKMARFASQYFSDVIVDATGFAGRSNGNRDEDDENDEDDGPTGPSESDLKELRKAHVLIREIWKASPMILQNVVPQVDAELSADNVHLRQMATETLGDMISGIGAAGPPPLPVLDPAAYPPLSLEEEEERAEPQVTNILTTPLCSISFSQTHSTTFHNFLSRKNDKAPSIRAAWTTAVGHILSTSAGGIGLSREDEATLIRGLGEKLSDSDEKVRLAAVKAVETFKFQDIIAKLGPNGGVGKDGSVLNTLADRCRDRKPAVRVAAMSLLAKLWAVGTGEMLAGNEAVTAALSGIPSRIYNAFYANDLELNVLMDRVIYEFLVPLGYPPAKKATKNSNANGNSQSQSANATSIDHDAIRAERILLLVRSLDEPAKKAFFAMQSRRPQFAKIMETYLDQCERYNGGVMESNADKITSNLNKTADYIAQFLPEHVKSKTDLLKFAKIHDRRNYNLIKYVIGQENDFKTVYKALKELIKRCMASKDPSVIDTLLPLLYRSGCLLFNRSHLSTIMEYSKSDKDGLGSVAHEILNEISQRNPDLFKTHIGQLCKDLVDQAPNATKPNDPIVAETLKACSTYARKFPKDVAMDRKFVQTMINYALYGQPVKASKHAVNIVLCKKDDKSMVTATDLLQRILKDWSYGSSNFLNKLTAVSQLELLAPKVTEEANDEILNMAFKQILLQVRTDAKDSDPDWVNDAEMDEEIQAKCLSLRTLVNRVRSIEDIEDAKEKASNVWKVLRKIIKEKGEIVENKDTPKHHKTRLRLLAAQLMLKLCTQKHFDDMLTPSDFNLLALTTQDMVEEVRHGFVRKLQKYLADGKLRSRYYTIIFLTAFEPNTEFKNRVETWIRSRARHFQNLKQPVLEAIMARLISLLAHHPDYSNELDYLIDHARYILNYIVLVGTESNLGLIYKYAERVKQTQDGLNPNSDAHRVLSDLAQSIIRKWQEKKVWAFNAFPGKVGLPVGLYTALQSHSEAQTIAEKSYLPEGLDEKLDDLLRAMDRKKKRKSMSAAAGTNNRDGHKSKKVKQSSGDRDGDREAKSSRKIATAKSKKTPAKKRSDRDDWSPGPAVPESERRQSSRRANKNSRPYTERDSEDDDEEMLEGVAEWEYLDEDEDDDEDEGREEGIDEEGSKEVTPPKRTAAKASAPARSSPKEEKESQEDEERDEPEKEQEEGPEQDEPPAAATKKASAAAKGKKVASLPVRNATRKSGRGNTVTVPAKNGDDSDLSELSDVEMVDEPEAEAEEPAEAEEDEEEEEGEKAPPGRAAANGRKAKAFVPAPARIKAAAATTTRGKAKAAAVPVRATRSSRSTRGKQPVEEEEEDDGAMNDE; encoded by the exons ATGGCGCCACGTCGAAGCGctcccgaggaggaggaggagctcgagcaggagcaggagcaggaacaGGGACTGGTCGCACTCGAGTTCAACGAGCCCTTGACATGGCGCCCCGGCAAGCCCATCTCCATCGATACACTGCTCAAGAGGCTCGACGCCCTCTCCAAGGAGCTGTCGGAGATGGATCAGGAGACTGTGGACACCAATTCACTGGTCAAGGTTGCTAAGGACGTAGCCTCTCATCAGCTCATCCAACATAAGGACAAGGGCGTACGAGCATACACGGCATGCTGCATTGTCGATATCTTGAGGCTATGTGCCCCCGATGCGCCCTTTACACCATCGCAACTCAAG GACATCTTTAACCTCAGCATCAACTCCATCATTCCCGCCCTCTTCGATCCATCGAATCCCTACAACAACCAACACAAGTATGTGCTGCGATCCTTTGCCGAGATCAAGAGTATCGTTCTGCTACTCGATGTTGAAGGCAGCGAAGCCTTGCTACTCAAGCTTTTTACCACCATTTTCGACGGTGTCTCGGGTGTCAAATCTTCCAAGGGAGAGCAGGTTGGAAAAGACGTCGAGTTTAGCATGCAAGAGATGCTGGGAGTACTCATCGACGACTCCGTAACCCTTCCAGGAAAGGTTGTGGATGTCATCATGGCCCAATTCCTGAGAGCGGCTGCTCCGGGACTAGGCAAGGAACGGCAGGATCATGTGCCAGTCGATGACAGCCAGGCAACGCTGCTTCTGAAGGAAGAGCCCGAGGCTTACCAGATGGTCAGGAATCTATGCCAGACTTATGACGACAAGATGGCCCGTTTCGCCAGTCAGTATTTTAGTGATGTGATTGTCGATGCGACAGGGTTTGCGGGGAGGTCGAACGGCAACAgagacgaggatgacgaaaacgatgaggatgatggccCGACAGGGCCCTCCGAGTCCGACTTGAAAGAATTGAGGAAGGCACATGTGCTTATTCGGGAGATCTGGAAGGCCTCTCCCATGATCCTTCAAAACGTTGTCCCTCAGGTTGATGCAGAGCTCTCAGCAGACAATGTGCACTTGCGACAGATGGCAACGGAGACGCTCGGAGACATGATTTCGGGCATTGGCGCGGCAGGTCCGCCTCCACTGCCCGTCCTTGATCCAGCCGCATACCCGCCATTGAgcctggaagaagaagaagaaagagcgGAACCCCAAGTGACCAACATCCTCACCACGCCACTTTGCTCCATATCCTTCTCGCAAACACATAGTACGACGTTCCACAACTTCTTGAGTAGGAAGAATGATAAAGCCCCGTCAATTCGCGCTGCATGGACCACGGCGGTAGGCCACATTCTCTCCACCTCTGCTGGAGGAATCGGACTCAGCCGCGAGGACGAGGCTACTTTGATCCGAGGGTTGGGAGAGAAGCTCTCGGACAGCGATGAGAAAGTCAGACTTGCAGCTGTTAAGGCTGTCGAGACCTTCAAGTTTCAGGACATTATTGCTAAGCTAGGACCTAATGGAGGAGTAGGCAAGGATGGATCGGTTCTCAATACGTTAGCCGATCGCTGTCGCGACAGGAAACCCGCTGTCAGAGTTGCTGCCATGTCACTGTTGGCTAAACTCTGGGCTGTCGGGACTGGTGAGATGCTTGCTGGAAATGAAGCGGTAACAGCAGCATTGTCTGGCATCCCGTCGCGCATCTACAACGCCTTTTACGCCAATGATCTGGAACTCAATGTCCTGATGGATCGCGTCATCTACGAGTTCCTAGTACCTCTTGGGTATCCGCCAGCCAAAAAGGCGACCAAGAATTCCAACGCCAACGGCAACTCCCAGTCGCAATCGGCTAATGCGACATCCATTGACCATGATGCGATTAGAGCAGAGAGGattctcctccttgttcGCTCTCTGGACGAACCGGCGAAGAAGGCATTTTTCGCCATGCAATCTAGACGGCCTCAGTTCGCCAAGATTATGGAAACCTATCTCGACCAGTGCGAGAGGTACAACGGTGGTGTTATGGAAAGCAATGCCGACAAAATCACCAGCAACTTGAACAAAACGGCCGATTACATTGCACAGTTTCTTCCAGAACACGTCAAGAGCAAGACCGACCTACTCAAGTTTGCTAAAATTCACGACCGCCGCAATTACAACCTCATCAAATATGTCATTGGCCAGGAGAATGATTTTAAGACAGTGTATAAGGCCTTGAAAGAGCTCATCAAGCGCTGTATGGCCAGCAAAGACCCCTCAGTTATTGACACTCTGCTTCCTCTACTCTACCGTTCTGGCTGTCTTCTCTTCAACCGCAGTCACTTATCTACGATTATGGAGTACTCCAAATCAGATAAGGACGGATTGGGATCGGTTGCGCACGAGATCTTGAACGAGATCTCTCAACGCAACCCAGACCTCTTCAAAACTCACATCGGGCAGCTTTGCAAGGATCTTGTTGATCAGGCTCCTAATGCCACAAAGCCGAACGATCCCATAGTAGCGGAAACGCTCAAGGCTTGCTCTACGTATGCCCGGAAGTTCCCTAAGGATGTCGCCATGGATCGGAAATTCGTCCAGACCATGATCAACTATGCTCTGTATGGCCAACCCGTCAAGGCCTCGAAGCATGCCGTGAACATTGTTCTTTGTAAGAAGGATGACAAGAGCATGGTTACCGCCACTGATCTTCTCCAAAGGATTTTGAAGGATTGGTCATACGGGTCGAGTAATTTCCTTAACAAGCTTACTGCTGTGAGCCAGTTGGAACTGCTTGCACCCAAGGTTACCGAGGAGGCGAATGATGAGATTCTCAATATGGCCTTCAAGCAGATCCTCCTCCAGGTGCGGACCGACGCCAAAGACAGCGATCCCGATTGGGTCAATGACGCCGAGATGGATGAGGAAATCCAGGCCAAGTGCCTCTCCCTCAGAACACTAGTCAACAGGGTGAGGAGTATCGAGGATATCGAAGACGCAAAAGAGAAGGCCAGTAATGTTTGGAAGGTGCTCAGGAAGatcatcaaggagaagggcgAAATTGTCGAGAACAAGGATACGCCCAAGCATCACAAGACAAGGCTAAGGCTCTTGGCTGCGCAGTTGATGCTCAAGCTCTGTACACAGAAGCATTTCGACGACATGCTTACGCCATCAGACTTCAACCTGTTGGCCTTGACCACTCAAGATATGGTCGAGGAGGTGCGTCATGGTTTTGTGCGAAAACTCCAAAAATATCTTGCCGATGGCAAACTGCGGTCGCGCTACTataccatcatcttcctcactGCCTTCGAACCCAACACTGAGTTCAAGAACAGGGTGGAAACATGGATCCGTTCTCGGGCGCGCCACTTTCAGAACCTCAAGCAGCCTGTTCTCGAGGCGATCATGGCCCGCCTCATCTCGCTTCTGGCCCACCACCCCGACTACAGCAACGAGTTAGACTACCTTATCGACCACGCTCGGTACATCCTCAACTACATCGTACTGGTGGGCACCGAGTCCAATCTGGGCTTGATCTACAAGTACGCGGAGCGTGTGAAGCAGACGCAAGATGGTCTTAATCCGAACAGCGATGCGCACAGGGTCCTGAGTGACTTGGCGCAATCTATTATCAGGAAGTggcaggagaagaaggtttGGGCCTTCAATGCGTTCCCCGGAAAGGTCGGCCTACCCGTCGGTCTGTACACGGCCCTCCAGTCCCACAGCGAAGCGCAGACAATTGCAGAGAAGTCCTATCTCCCCGAGGGCTTGGACGAGAAGCTTGACGATCTTCTGAGGGCTATGGATCGCAAAAAG AAACGCAAGTCCATGTCCGCTGCAGCCGGTACCAATAACCGCGACGGGCACAAGTCCAAGAAAGTCAAGCAATCCTCCGGTGACCGCGACGGCGACCGCGAAGCCAAGTCCTCGCGCAAGATCGCCACAGCCAAGTCCAAAAAGACCCCGGCCAAGAAGAGGTCCGACCGCGACGACTGGTCTCCCGGTCCGGCTGTTCCCGAGTCCGAGCGCCGGCAGAGTTCCCGTCGTGCCAACAAGAACAGTCGTCCCTACACTGAGCGCGACtcggaggatgacgatgaggagatgTTGGAGGGCGTGGCCGAGTGGGAGTACctcgatgaggacgaggacgatgacgaggacgagggcaGAGAGGAAGGCATTGATGAGGAGGGAAGCAAGGAGGTGACGCCGCCTAAGCGGACTGCTGCCAAGGCGAGCGCACCAGCAAGGAGTAGCccaaaagaggagaaggaaagtcaagaagacgaagaacgTGACGAACCCGaaaaggagcaggaggaaggGCCCGAACAAGACGAACCCCCCGCCGCTGCTACCAAAAAGGccagcgccgccgccaagggcaagaaagTCGCCTCTCTGCCAGTTAGAAACGCTACGAGAAAGAGCGGGCGCGGTAACACCGTAACAGTGCCAGCCAAAAATGGGGACGATAGTGATCTCAGCGAGCTAAGCGATGTCGAGATGGTTGATGAGCCTGAAGCTGAAGCTGAAGAGCcagcggaggcggaggaggatgaagaggaagaggaaggagaaaaggcACCACCAGGTCGCGCGGCTGCGAACGGTCGCAAGGCAAAGGCTTTTGTCCCAGCTCCAGCAAGGAtaaaggctgctgctgctacgaCGACAAGGGGGAAGGCGAAGGCTGCTGCCGTCCCGGTTCGAGCTACGAGAAGCAGTAGGAGCACGAGGGGAAAGCAGCCagtcgaggaagaagaagaggatgatggtgCTATGAATGACGAATGA